AAACCGTCGCGCATATTGTTGTGAACCTCGACCCCCATCTGCGCGATCCCGGTCGGCATCAGGGTCGAGGGCCCGACCACCCGGACCCGCGCGCCGAGCGCCGAAAGCAGGATGATGTTGGAGCGCGCGACGCGCGAATGGAGCACGTCGCCGCAGATCGCGACTGTCAGCCCCTCGATGCGGCCCTTGGCGCGGCGCATGGTCAAAGCGTCGAGCAGGGCTTGCGTGGGGTGCTCATGCGCGCCGTCGCCGGCGTTGACCACGGCGCAATCGACCTTGCGCGCGAGAAGATGGGCGGCGCCGGCCTGATGATGGCGCACGACGATGATGTCCGGCCGCATGGCGTTCAGCGTGATCGCGGTGTCGATCAGGGTCTCGCCCTTTTTCACCGAACTCGTCGCCACCGACATGTTCATGACGTCGGCGCCGAGGCGTTTGCCGGCGAGTTCGAACGAGCTTTGGGTGCGGGTCGAGGCCTCGAAGAACAGATTGATCTGGGTGCGCCCCGACAGCCGGGCCTTTTTCTTCTCGACCTGGCGCGACACCGAGATCGCCTCCTCCGCCAGATCGAGCAGGTGGAGAATGTCGAGCCGGCTGAGGCCCTCGATGCCGAGCAGATGCTTGTGCGCAAAGGAAAAGCCGGGAATGGACATATTTGAGGCTCTCTCCGGGTGAGCGGCGGGCGCGAGGGAAGCCATGCGCAAATTTCAGGCGCGGCGCAAGGACCATTTGACAGACGCGCCCCGGTCCCCCATTTTCCCGGCCCGTTCAGGGCCGCGGGGGGCGCGTCCCGAAGGGATTTGCAGGCCGCTCAAACGGCCTTCGGGGTTGCCGCATGGACGTCGTCATCGTCGAATCGCCTGCCAAGGCCAAGACGATCAACAAATATCTGGGCAAGAACTTCGAGGTCATCGCCTCGTTCGGCCATGTCCGCGACCTGCCCGCCAAGGACGGGTCGGTCGATCCCGACTCCGATTTCAAGATGCTGTGGGAAGTGGACGGCAAGGCCGGCAAGCGCCTGTCGGACATCGCGGCCAAGGTCAAGAACGCCGACCGCATCGTGCTCGCCACCGACCCGGATCGCGAGGGCGAAGCCATTTCCTGGCATGTGCTGGAAGTGTTGCGCGCCAAGCGCGTGCTGAAGGACAAGCCGGTCGAACGCGTGGTTTTCAACGCCATCACCAAGGACGCGATCCTTGAGGCGATGAAACATCCGCGCCAGATCGACGAGAATCTGGTCGAGGCCTATCTCGCCCGCCGCGCGCTCGACTATCTCGTCGGCTTCAATCTCTCGCCGGTGCTGTGGCGCAAGCTGCCCGGCGCGCGCTCCGCCGGGAGGGTGCAGTCGGTGGCCCTGCGCCTCGTCTGCGACCGCGAGTTGGAGATCGAGAAATTCGTCGCGCGCGAATATTGGTCGCTGGTCGCGCATCTGCGCAACCAGGCCGGCGCGCCCTTCACCGCGCGCCTCGTCGGCGCCGACGGCAAGAAGATCACGCGGCTCGACATCGGCGCCGGCGCCGAGGCGGAAGGCTTCAAGCGCGACCTCGAAAATGCGGTTTTCCGCGTCGTTTCCGTCGAGGCCAAACCCGCCAAGCGCCATCCTTACGCGCCCTTCACCACCTCGACCCTTCAGCAGGAAGCGTCGCGCAAACTCGGCATGGCGCCGGAGATCACCATGCGGGTGGCGCAGAAGCTCTATGAAGGCGTGGACCTCGGCGGCGAGACCGTCGGTCTCATCACCTATATGCGAACCGATGGCGTCGATGTCGCGCCCGAGGCCGTGGCGAGCGCCCGCGCGGTGATCGGCCGCGAATTCGGCGACCGGTATGTGCCCGGCGTCCCGCGCAAATATCAGGTCAAAGCCAAGAACGCCCAGGAAGCCCATGAGGCGATCCGCCCCACCGACGTTTCCCGCCTGCCGAAAGACATGGCGCGCCATCTCCAGGCGGACCAGGCCAGACTCTATGAGCTGATCTGGACCCGCATGGTGGCGAGCCAGATGGAATCGGCGGTGCTGGAACGCACCGTCGCCGAGATCGAGGCGAAAGCGGGAGGCCGCGTTCTGGACGTGCGCGCCACTGGCCAGGTGGTGCGCTTCGACGGCTTTTTGAAGCTTTATCAGGAAGGCAAGGACGACGAGGAGGACGAGGACTCCGGCCGCCTGCCCCCGCTCGCGCCCGACGAAATCCTGAAGAAGGACAAGATCGACGCGACCCAGCATTTCACCGAGCCGCCGCCGCGCTATACCGAGGCGACTTTGGTGAAACGCATGGAGGAATTGGGGATCGGCCGTCCCTCGACCTATGCCTCGACCCTCGCTGTGCTGCGCGAGCGCGATTATGTGAAGCTCGACAAGAAACGCCTCGTCCCCGAGGACAAGGGCCGGCTGGTCACCGCCTTTCTCGAAAGCTTTTTCGGCCGCTACGTCCAATATGACTTCACCGCCGCTCTCGAAGAGCAGCTCGACCGCGTCTCCAACAGCGAGATCGACTGGAAACAGGTGCTGCGCGACTTCTGGCGCGACTTTTCTATAGCCATCGACGGCACCAGGGAGTTGCGCACGACGCAGGTGCTCGACAGCCTCAACGACCTGCTCGGGCCCCATATTTTTCCGGCCAAGGAAAATGGCTCCAATCCGCGCGCCTGCCCCGTCTGCGCCGATGGCCAATTGTCGCTGAAGCTCGGCAAGTTCGGCGCCTTCATCGGCTGTTCGAATTATCCGGAGTGCAAATATACCCGCACCCTGTCGAACCGCGGCGGCGAGGCCAACGGCGTCGAGGGCGAGCGCCCCGGCGTCAAGGTTCTCGGCGAGGACCCGAAGACCGGGAAGGAAATCACTTTGCGCGACGGGCGTTTCGGCGCCTATGTCCAGGAGGGCCAAGACGCAGGAAAAGACGACAAGCCGCGCCGCTCGTCGCTTTCCAGCAACCTCAAGCCCGAGGACGTCACCCTCGAAAAGGCGCTGGCGCTGCTCTCGCTGCCGCGCGAAGTGGCGAAACATCCCGAGACCGGCGAACCGATTCTCGCCGGCATCGGTCGCTATGGCGCCTATGTCCAGCACAAGAAGACCTACGCCAATCTCGCCAAGGACGACGACGTGCTGGAGATCGGCGCCAATCGCGCCATCGATCTCATCGTGACCAAGGAGGCCGGCGGCGGCGCGCGCGGCTCCGGCGGCGAAATCCGCGCGCTCGGCGACCATCCCGAAGGCGGCGCGATCACGCTCAAGGCGGGACGTTTCGGACCCTATCTGGCGTGGGGCAAGGTCAACGCCACTTTGCCGCGCGGGACCGACATGACCGGACTGACGCTGGAAAAGGCGGTGGAGCTGGTCAACGCCAAGGCCGCGGGCGCGCCGTCCGGCGGCGGGCGCGTGCTCGGCGAACATCCCGACGGCGGCCAGGTCACAGCCCGCGCCGGGCGCTACGGACCCTATGTGTCTTGGGAGAAGATCAGCGCCACCCTGCCCAAATCGATGACGCTCGACGACATCGGGCTGGAGCAGGCGATCAGACTGATCGAGGACAAAATAGACTCCGGCGGCGCGAAAAAGCCGGCGAAAAAGGCCCCGGCCAAAAAGACGGCAGCGGCCAAAAAGACCGCGGTAGCGAAAAAGCCGGCGGCCAAAGGCGCCAAGGCAAAGCCGGAGATCGTCGATTCGGACGAACCGCCCTTCGAGCCCGACGCGCCCGCGAAGAAGCCGGCGCGGAAGAAACCGGCCGGCAA
This genomic interval from Candidatus Rhodoblastus alkanivorans contains the following:
- the topA gene encoding type I DNA topoisomerase, which codes for MDVVIVESPAKAKTINKYLGKNFEVIASFGHVRDLPAKDGSVDPDSDFKMLWEVDGKAGKRLSDIAAKVKNADRIVLATDPDREGEAISWHVLEVLRAKRVLKDKPVERVVFNAITKDAILEAMKHPRQIDENLVEAYLARRALDYLVGFNLSPVLWRKLPGARSAGRVQSVALRLVCDRELEIEKFVAREYWSLVAHLRNQAGAPFTARLVGADGKKITRLDIGAGAEAEGFKRDLENAVFRVVSVEAKPAKRHPYAPFTTSTLQQEASRKLGMAPEITMRVAQKLYEGVDLGGETVGLITYMRTDGVDVAPEAVASARAVIGREFGDRYVPGVPRKYQVKAKNAQEAHEAIRPTDVSRLPKDMARHLQADQARLYELIWTRMVASQMESAVLERTVAEIEAKAGGRVLDVRATGQVVRFDGFLKLYQEGKDDEEDEDSGRLPPLAPDEILKKDKIDATQHFTEPPPRYTEATLVKRMEELGIGRPSTYASTLAVLRERDYVKLDKKRLVPEDKGRLVTAFLESFFGRYVQYDFTAALEEQLDRVSNSEIDWKQVLRDFWRDFSIAIDGTRELRTTQVLDSLNDLLGPHIFPAKENGSNPRACPVCADGQLSLKLGKFGAFIGCSNYPECKYTRTLSNRGGEANGVEGERPGVKVLGEDPKTGKEITLRDGRFGAYVQEGQDAGKDDKPRRSSLSSNLKPEDVTLEKALALLSLPREVAKHPETGEPILAGIGRYGAYVQHKKTYANLAKDDDVLEIGANRAIDLIVTKEAGGGARGSGGEIRALGDHPEGGAITLKAGRFGPYLAWGKVNATLPRGTDMTGLTLEKAVELVNAKAAGAPSGGGRVLGEHPDGGQVTARAGRYGPYVSWEKISATLPKSMTLDDIGLEQAIRLIEDKIDSGGAKKPAKKAPAKKTAAAKKTAVAKKPAAKGAKAKPEIVDSDEPPFEPDAPAKKPARKKPAGKD
- a CDS encoding aspartate carbamoyltransferase catalytic subunit — translated: MSIPGFSFAHKHLLGIEGLSRLDILHLLDLAEEAISVSRQVEKKKARLSGRTQINLFFEASTRTQSSFELAGKRLGADVMNMSVATSSVKKGETLIDTAITLNAMRPDIIVVRHHQAGAAHLLARKVDCAVVNAGDGAHEHPTQALLDALTMRRAKGRIEGLTVAICGDVLHSRVARSNIILLSALGARVRVVGPSTLMPTGIAQMGVEVHNNMRDGLRDADIVMMLRLQRERMQGAFIPSTREYFRFFGLDSDKLAYARPDAMVMHPGPMNRGVEIDSSVADGEQSLIREQVEMGVAVRMAVLEALSQNLPNA